Proteins encoded within one genomic window of Bdellovibrionota bacterium:
- the dnaG gene encoding DNA primase — protein MVPRDVIDEIRNRVDIVRLIGEAVPLKKSGRNYLGICPFHKEKSPSFNVSEQKQLYHCFGCAEGGTVITFLMKFHRLNFPEALERLASVAGVDLSKYKGNTAESAARQEERKRLLRIVSYARDVYHRSFTEAENAEGARTYASSRGISFAAAKRLRLGYAPEGWDTLVRALERDRQSLEEALLAGVIGKRQSSKGYFDLFRNRLLFPISDPQGQTVGFGGRILGKDPRGDALAPKYLNSPQTPIFDKGRLLYGIHEASESIRAEKKAIVVEGYMDQVALVEAGISNVVATLGTALTFAHARLLRQYADEVIVLFDGDTAGLKASRRSIRPLLSEGVKAFVGILPEGVDPDVFVRKNGKEALANLIREAAPILDFFIERFYQGAANLQEKAAAIEELAGTIKETNSVYLKEALIDEAAKKTGLDREILRGERRMAVPAPQRSTVPAKPISPSPRAQKEELILLRLAAEVGKARERFVAESVLSMLSSPELGETAQRWLAKVSELEGSDNPAAQWVDSWDDEETRPLLAGAFLEGIDVDADWERVWNDCLRKVIRRAISKLTQQIPSAERAAESGVGMNDVRMDELNRKIFELKQMEQAVNRPPRIETATQGRL, from the coding sequence TTGGTACCACGTGACGTCATCGATGAGATCCGCAATCGGGTCGATATTGTTCGCCTGATTGGCGAAGCGGTTCCCCTCAAGAAATCAGGTCGCAACTATCTGGGGATCTGCCCCTTCCACAAAGAAAAAAGTCCGTCGTTCAACGTCAGCGAGCAAAAACAGCTTTATCATTGCTTCGGCTGCGCCGAAGGCGGAACGGTCATCACGTTTCTCATGAAGTTTCATCGTTTGAACTTTCCGGAAGCCCTCGAACGATTGGCCTCGGTCGCCGGAGTGGATCTCAGCAAGTACAAAGGGAACACGGCGGAGAGCGCCGCACGTCAGGAAGAACGGAAGCGTCTTCTTCGCATCGTGTCCTACGCACGGGATGTATACCACCGCTCATTCACGGAAGCGGAAAACGCCGAGGGGGCTCGAACGTATGCGTCCTCTCGGGGGATCTCCTTCGCGGCAGCGAAACGATTGCGCCTGGGCTACGCTCCCGAAGGTTGGGATACGCTCGTTCGCGCCCTGGAACGGGACCGGCAATCGTTGGAGGAAGCGCTCCTGGCCGGCGTCATCGGCAAACGCCAAAGCTCCAAAGGATATTTTGATCTCTTTCGAAATCGTCTTCTTTTTCCTATCAGCGATCCTCAAGGGCAGACCGTTGGTTTCGGCGGCCGAATTCTCGGGAAAGATCCTCGGGGAGATGCCTTGGCCCCGAAGTATCTCAATTCCCCTCAAACGCCGATTTTCGACAAGGGCCGGTTGCTCTACGGCATCCACGAAGCTTCCGAATCGATTCGCGCGGAGAAAAAAGCGATTGTGGTGGAAGGGTACATGGACCAGGTTGCACTGGTGGAAGCCGGCATTTCGAACGTGGTGGCCACGCTCGGGACGGCTCTGACATTCGCCCACGCGCGGCTCCTCCGCCAATATGCGGATGAAGTGATCGTTCTGTTCGACGGAGATACGGCCGGACTGAAAGCCTCGCGCCGGTCGATTCGGCCGCTTTTGTCCGAAGGAGTGAAGGCGTTCGTCGGGATTCTTCCCGAGGGCGTGGATCCGGACGTGTTCGTCCGAAAAAATGGGAAAGAAGCCCTCGCAAATTTGATTCGAGAGGCCGCGCCGATTCTCGATTTCTTTATTGAGCGGTTCTATCAAGGCGCCGCGAATCTTCAGGAAAAAGCGGCGGCCATCGAAGAGCTTGCGGGGACGATTAAAGAAACGAACAGCGTGTATCTGAAGGAAGCGCTGATCGATGAGGCGGCGAAAAAGACCGGACTCGATCGTGAAATTTTGCGCGGCGAGCGGCGGATGGCGGTGCCTGCACCTCAGCGATCGACGGTTCCGGCTAAGCCGATTTCGCCGTCGCCCAGGGCCCAAAAGGAAGAATTGATCCTTCTTCGCTTGGCGGCCGAAGTGGGCAAAGCGCGCGAACGATTCGTGGCGGAAAGCGTCTTGTCGATGCTCTCCTCCCCGGAGTTGGGAGAAACGGCGCAGCGCTGGTTGGCGAAAGTTTCCGAACTCGAGGGTTCCGACAACCCGGCGGCGCAGTGGGTGGATTCCTGGGACGACGAAGAGACCCGGCCTCTTCTGGCGGGCGCGTTCTTGGAGGGAATCGACGTTGATGCCGATTGGGAGAGAGTCTGGAACGATTGCCTCCGGAAAGTGATCCGCCGGGCGATTTCAAAATTAACACAGCAGATTCCGTCGGCGGAGCGGGCGGCGGAATCCGGCGTCGGAATGAACGATGTTCGTATGGATGAACTCAATCGGAAAATCTTTGAACTGAAACAAATGGAGCAGGCGGTCAATCGCCCGCCTCGAATCGAGACGGCAACGCAGGGGAGGTTGTAA
- a CDS encoding thiamine pyrophosphate-dependent enzyme has translation MAVSRVEIVDQNFRRFVTNWKARASRSDRSQPIREGSRLTGEVALELFESQVQSRQLDFESRRLRAKDQGFYTIGSSGHEGNVVLGRLLRTSDPTLLHYRSGALALERSRHLKSGDALYDILLSFCASSEDPVAGGRHKIWGSKALWIPPQTSTIASHLPKAIGMAMVIERAKPLKLDLPIPKDSIVCCSFGDASVNHSVALGAFNAASWMSHQHLRVPILFVCEDNGIGISVRTPSRWIETKFSNYPGFEYVAGNGLDIVSAYDAAWDAVERCRSRRAPVFLHLQTVRLLGHAGSDVETEYLTKEEIEANEAKDPLIRSAQILLEGGVATADELLSKYESAARSVDEASKKAVTRPKLRSVEEIVAPLAPFSAKAVEKEARRTDYAERRLQAFGGKESLPELQKPRHLAAILNLALADLLAKYPQMLIFGEDVAKKGGVYHVTAGLTDKFGVGRVFNTLLDETTILGLGIGAAHLGFLPVPEIQYLAYYHNAEDQIRGEAGSLQFFSNGQFRNPMVVRINSFGYQKGFGGHFHNDNSIAALRDVPGIVIAAPARGDDAVGMLRTVLAMAQVDGRVVLFLEPIALYMTKDLYEPGDGQWLCAFPPPGEAVSFGEGRVYNEKANDLTIVTYANGLHLSLRAAKILKEKYKIQARILDVRWLAPLPFNQILEEAGKSGKVLVVDECRFSGGMAEPILAFLAESKLAPRLKLARLSAVDTYVPLGPSANLVLPSEQQVVEAAQRLVEKS, from the coding sequence ATGGCAGTCAGCCGCGTAGAAATTGTCGACCAAAATTTTCGCCGGTTTGTAACCAACTGGAAAGCAAGGGCCTCACGATCGGATCGGTCCCAGCCGATTCGAGAAGGAAGCCGGCTGACCGGGGAAGTGGCGCTGGAACTTTTTGAATCGCAGGTACAGTCCCGCCAACTCGATTTTGAATCGAGGCGTCTGCGCGCGAAAGATCAAGGTTTCTACACCATCGGAAGCTCGGGCCACGAGGGCAACGTTGTGTTGGGCCGTCTTCTCCGCACGTCCGACCCGACGCTGCTTCACTATCGCAGCGGAGCGTTGGCGTTGGAACGCTCCCGCCATCTCAAGAGCGGGGATGCTCTTTACGACATCTTGCTTTCTTTTTGTGCCTCGTCCGAGGATCCGGTTGCGGGCGGACGACACAAGATTTGGGGGAGCAAGGCTCTTTGGATTCCCCCGCAGACCAGCACAATCGCTTCGCACCTTCCCAAAGCCATCGGGATGGCCATGGTCATCGAACGGGCCAAACCTTTGAAACTCGACCTGCCGATTCCGAAAGACTCGATCGTCTGCTGCTCGTTCGGAGACGCGAGCGTCAACCACTCCGTGGCCTTGGGTGCGTTTAACGCCGCATCGTGGATGTCTCATCAACATTTGCGCGTTCCGATTCTTTTTGTCTGCGAAGACAACGGCATCGGGATTTCGGTTCGGACACCCTCGCGGTGGATTGAAACGAAATTTTCAAACTACCCGGGTTTTGAATACGTAGCCGGGAACGGCCTCGATATCGTTTCCGCTTATGACGCCGCCTGGGACGCGGTGGAGCGATGCCGATCGCGCCGCGCACCCGTTTTTCTCCATCTTCAAACGGTCCGGCTTTTGGGACACGCCGGGAGCGACGTGGAAACCGAATACCTGACCAAAGAGGAGATCGAGGCGAACGAGGCGAAAGATCCGTTGATCCGTTCCGCTCAGATTCTTTTGGAAGGCGGCGTGGCTACGGCCGACGAACTTTTGTCTAAGTACGAATCGGCCGCTCGAAGCGTAGACGAGGCATCCAAAAAAGCGGTGACCCGGCCGAAACTTCGGTCGGTCGAGGAAATTGTCGCGCCCCTCGCCCCGTTCAGCGCGAAAGCGGTCGAAAAAGAGGCCCGACGGACGGACTATGCGGAACGTCGGCTCCAGGCATTCGGTGGAAAGGAATCGCTCCCAGAGCTACAAAAGCCAAGGCATTTGGCCGCGATTCTCAATCTGGCGTTGGCGGACCTCTTGGCGAAGTATCCGCAGATGCTGATCTTCGGGGAGGACGTCGCGAAGAAGGGGGGCGTGTACCACGTTACGGCCGGCCTCACGGACAAGTTCGGCGTCGGCCGTGTCTTCAATACACTCTTGGACGAGACGACGATCCTCGGATTGGGAATCGGGGCGGCGCATTTGGGCTTCCTTCCCGTTCCCGAGATCCAGTACCTGGCGTACTACCACAACGCGGAAGATCAGATTCGGGGTGAAGCCGGATCGCTTCAATTCTTTTCGAACGGGCAGTTTCGAAACCCGATGGTCGTCCGAATCAATTCCTTCGGCTATCAGAAAGGTTTCGGCGGCCATTTTCACAACGACAATTCAATCGCCGCGCTTCGGGATGTCCCCGGCATCGTGATTGCCGCGCCCGCGCGGGGGGACGACGCCGTAGGAATGCTTCGTACGGTTCTGGCGATGGCGCAAGTCGACGGCCGGGTGGTTCTGTTCTTGGAGCCGATCGCGCTTTACATGACCAAGGATCTGTATGAACCGGGGGATGGACAATGGCTCTGCGCTTTTCCTCCGCCGGGCGAGGCGGTTTCGTTCGGTGAGGGAAGAGTCTACAACGAGAAAGCAAACGATTTGACAATCGTTACGTATGCAAACGGCCTTCATCTTTCACTTCGAGCGGCAAAAATCTTGAAGGAGAAATACAAAATCCAGGCCCGGATTCTGGATGTGAGATGGCTGGCGCCGCTTCCGTTCAATCAAATTTTGGAGGAAGCTGGAAAGAGTGGAAAAGTACTCGTGGTCGATGAGTGCCGATTTTCCGGGGGGATGGCGGAGCCGATCCTCGCGTTCTTAGCGGAATCCAAACTCGCGCCAAGACTTAAGCTGGCTCGCCTGAGTGCGGTCGACACGTATGTCCCCCTGGGCCCATCCGCCAACCTCGTCCTACCGTCCGAACAGCAGGTAGTTGAAGCGGCGCAGCGACTCGTCGAGAAGTCTTGA
- the metK gene encoding methionine adenosyltransferase, whose translation MYAGKFLFTSESVTEGHPDKICDQISDAVLDTLISQDPGSRVACEAMIGTGFIHVAGEITTKGWANFDEIARNVTREIGYTHSDIGFDADNCAIMLSINKQSGDISQGVTEGEGLYKEQGAGDQGMMFGYACNENEDYMPSPIYYAHKLTRRLAETRRQGTLNFLRPDGKSQVTVEYVNGKPTRIDAVIISAQHSPDVTYEKIRESILDQVVKPSLPAQLLDSKTKYFINPTGRFVVGGPHGDCGLTGRKIIVDTYGGWGRHGGGSFSGKDPSKVDRSASYMARYVAKNVVAAGLAEHCEIQVAYAIGVAEPVSVMVNSFGTGKISDEKLGAVVREIFTFKPKSIIQKLQLLRPIYRKTASYGHFGRASDGFSWEQTDMVDAVRKAAG comes from the coding sequence ATGTACGCAGGAAAGTTCTTATTCACTTCCGAGTCCGTCACCGAAGGGCATCCGGATAAAATCTGCGATCAGATTTCGGACGCCGTTCTGGATACGTTGATTTCCCAAGATCCGGGCAGCCGTGTGGCGTGCGAGGCCATGATCGGAACGGGCTTTATCCATGTGGCCGGCGAAATCACGACCAAAGGATGGGCGAATTTCGACGAGATCGCGCGCAACGTCACACGGGAAATCGGATATACCCACTCGGACATCGGATTCGACGCCGACAACTGCGCGATCATGCTGTCGATCAACAAGCAGTCCGGAGACATTTCGCAAGGGGTCACCGAGGGCGAGGGGCTCTACAAGGAACAAGGGGCCGGCGATCAGGGAATGATGTTCGGATACGCCTGCAACGAAAACGAAGACTACATGCCCTCGCCGATTTATTACGCTCACAAACTCACCCGACGTTTGGCGGAAACGCGCCGCCAGGGAACTCTCAATTTCCTTCGCCCCGACGGCAAATCTCAAGTGACCGTGGAATACGTGAACGGAAAGCCGACTCGAATCGACGCGGTGATCATCTCGGCGCAACATTCCCCCGACGTGACGTACGAAAAAATCCGCGAATCGATTCTGGATCAGGTGGTTAAGCCTTCGTTGCCGGCTCAGCTGTTGGATTCAAAAACCAAGTATTTCATCAATCCCACGGGGCGTTTTGTGGTGGGGGGACCCCACGGGGACTGCGGCTTGACGGGAAGAAAGATTATCGTGGACACCTACGGCGGCTGGGGCCGGCACGGCGGCGGATCGTTCTCGGGGAAGGACCCGTCCAAAGTCGATCGAAGCGCCTCGTATATGGCTCGATACGTGGCCAAGAACGTCGTCGCGGCCGGTCTCGCGGAACACTGCGAGATTCAGGTGGCATATGCCATCGGTGTGGCCGAGCCGGTCTCCGTAATGGTGAATTCCTTCGGAACCGGAAAAATCTCGGATGAGAAATTAGGAGCGGTCGTGCGAGAAATCTTTACGTTTAAACCGAAGTCGATCATCCAAAAGCTTCAGCTCCTTCGGCCGATCTATCGCAAGACGGCTTCGTACGGCCACTTTGGTCGTGCGAGCGACGGATTCAGCTGGGAGCAGACCGATATGGTCGACGCCGTTCGAAAGGCTGCCGGGTAA
- the rpsU gene encoding 30S ribosomal protein S21: protein MTAIRVRDGESFESAVRRFKKQCEKAGILAELRKREHYEKPSVRKKRKSLLAKKRAQKRSFPPR, encoded by the coding sequence ATGACCGCAATTCGGGTAAGAGACGGAGAATCGTTCGAGAGCGCGGTCCGGCGCTTTAAAAAACAGTGCGAAAAGGCGGGGATCCTTGCGGAACTCCGCAAGCGGGAGCATTACGAGAAGCCGAGCGTCAGGAAAAAGCGGAAGTCGCTTTTGGCGAAAAAACGGGCTCAAAAAAGAAGCTTTCCACCGCGGTAA